In the Candidatus Mycosynbacter amalyticus genome, one interval contains:
- a CDS encoding single-stranded DNA-binding protein: MARGINQVILMGRLTRDPEVRTTGSGKSVTSFSLAVDRGGQDDQADFFDVTAWEKTGELVAQYLSKGRRCLVQGRLRQDSWDDKDTGKKRTRVEVVAFDVTFLDGPNGDGGGSQGGSSAPRQQTKDVAPENIDDKPIDLSEIPF, from the coding sequence ATGGCACGAGGAATCAATCAAGTAATACTGATGGGACGTCTTACGCGAGACCCAGAAGTTCGCACTACCGGTAGCGGCAAGAGTGTTACCAGCTTCAGCTTGGCAGTCGACCGCGGCGGCCAAGATGATCAAGCAGACTTCTTCGATGTGACTGCATGGGAGAAGACCGGTGAACTGGTCGCGCAGTATCTGAGTAAGGGTCGTCGCTGCCTTGTGCAGGGGCGCTTGCGCCAGGACAGCTGGGACGACAAAGATACCGGCAAGAAGCGTACTCGCGTGGAAGTTGTTGCGTTTGACGTGACCTTCCTCGACGGACCAAACGGTGACGGTGGAGGAAGCCAAGGCGGCTCATCGGCACCACGACAGCAAACCAAGGATGTCGCACCAGAGAATATCGATGATAAACCCATCGACCTGAGCGAGATTCCTTTCTAG
- the rpsF gene encoding 30S ribosomal protein S6, with product MKEYELTVLIHPDLEADIEKPLAKVRDIVKSAGGEITKEDNWGKKKLAYSIKREDFAVYVYMDVKLPADAPLKISNTLNITEEVLRYLLVTVDEKGRALIAEDKKRAADQGEDVEEK from the coding sequence GTGAAAGAATACGAATTAACCGTACTCATTCACCCCGACCTCGAGGCAGATATCGAGAAGCCACTTGCGAAAGTGCGCGATATCGTCAAGAGTGCCGGTGGTGAAATTACCAAAGAAGATAACTGGGGCAAGAAGAAGCTTGCGTACAGTATCAAGCGTGAAGATTTCGCAGTGTATGTCTACATGGACGTCAAGCTGCCAGCCGATGCGCCTTTGAAGATCAGCAACACGCTCAACATCACCGAGGAAGTACTACGCTACCTACTGGTAACTGTCGACGAGAAGGGTCGCGCGCTCATCGCTGAAGACAAGAAGCGTGCTGCCGATCAGGGTGAAGACGTAGAAGAGAAGTAG
- a CDS encoding SGNH/GDSL hydrolase family protein has product MNTRYRYRTNLFIALVLGIASLVSLLAAHTLFAAPPQAPVRYVALGDSRAAAPTYTSVLTGNGCGQTSSSYPKVLAGRLGATLIDKSCTAAKTENILSSPQRTLLASVPVQIDAVTSDTNLVTVSIGGNDIGWSQFVDKCISMIPGIDRKCRDDQNLQPSIATALAGLQPKVEEVLQVVKNRAPTAQVVLVGHGGLYDSTGCAFQAGYSNADGPIVTGFFAQFNGTLKTAADNQGVTFVDVDTPAQNGHDVCSGSERWFNGDAPASLYQTRHPTPLGSSAIANLIYNSL; this is encoded by the coding sequence ATGAATACTAGATATCGTTATCGTACCAATCTATTCATTGCACTTGTGCTCGGGATCGCAAGCCTGGTTTCGCTACTCGCTGCACACACTCTGTTTGCAGCCCCACCCCAAGCGCCGGTGAGGTATGTTGCACTTGGAGATTCCCGAGCAGCCGCACCTACGTACACATCAGTACTCACAGGCAATGGTTGCGGACAAACCTCGTCATCGTACCCCAAAGTCCTCGCCGGACGCCTTGGCGCCACTTTGATAGACAAATCGTGCACCGCAGCAAAAACAGAAAATATCCTCAGCTCACCACAGCGAACACTGCTCGCCTCGGTGCCAGTACAGATTGACGCCGTTACGAGTGACACCAACCTTGTCACAGTTTCTATCGGCGGAAACGACATCGGTTGGTCGCAATTCGTGGACAAATGTATCAGCATGATACCCGGCATAGACCGCAAGTGCCGAGATGATCAAAATCTACAACCATCAATCGCTACTGCGTTGGCTGGATTACAGCCAAAAGTAGAAGAAGTCTTACAGGTAGTAAAAAATCGTGCACCGACTGCACAAGTAGTACTTGTTGGTCATGGCGGACTCTACGACTCCACTGGATGTGCGTTCCAGGCAGGCTATAGCAATGCCGACGGACCCATTGTTACCGGTTTCTTCGCTCAGTTCAATGGCACGCTCAAGACTGCCGCAGATAATCAAGGTGTAACTTTTGTCGATGTCGACACGCCAGCCCAAAACGGCCACGATGTCTGTAGCGGTTCTGAGCGCTGGTTCAATGGCGACGCCCCCGCTTCGCTATATCAGACACGCCACCCCACCCCTCTCGGCAGCAGCGCTATAGCAAATCTGATCTACAACTCTCTATAA
- the rpsR gene encoding 30S ribosomal protein S18, which yields MKRFKKDTPAYFDYKDVKTLLRYIDPYGKIEPIGKTGLSVKQQRQLATAIKRARHLALLPFVTSN from the coding sequence ATGAAACGATTCAAAAAAGATACGCCTGCGTATTTTGACTACAAAGATGTGAAGACGCTGCTGCGTTACATCGATCCATACGGCAAGATTGAGCCAATCGGCAAAACTGGCTTGAGCGTGAAGCAACAGCGCCAGCTCGCGACCGCTATCAAGCGTGCGCGCCACTTGGCACTTCTGCCATTTGTCACTAGCAACTAG
- the efp gene encoding elongation factor P, whose translation MYQPTDLKKGTVCQIDGKPYRVVEYGQKVMGRGGSIVNVKLKNLIDGSVIPKTFKGQEKIEPAEVNNKTVQYLYQSGDAFNFMDPESFEQFELGADVVDSAADYLKEGDELTLQFFGDKVINVELPKNLYLEVTYAEDVVKGDTTSSVLKDATLETGKVVKVPSFIKTGDIISVDTATGEYRERKK comes from the coding sequence ATGTACCAACCAACTGATCTCAAAAAAGGAACCGTTTGCCAGATCGACGGTAAACCATACCGCGTCGTCGAGTACGGCCAGAAGGTGATGGGGCGCGGCGGTTCTATCGTCAACGTCAAACTCAAGAACCTGATCGACGGCAGTGTGATTCCAAAGACGTTCAAAGGCCAGGAAAAGATCGAACCGGCAGAAGTGAATAACAAAACTGTGCAGTACTTGTATCAAAGTGGCGACGCGTTTAACTTCATGGATCCAGAGAGTTTCGAGCAGTTTGAGCTGGGTGCTGATGTGGTAGATAGCGCGGCCGATTATCTAAAAGAAGGTGATGAGCTGACGCTGCAGTTCTTTGGCGATAAAGTGATCAACGTGGAGCTGCCAAAAAATCTGTATCTCGAAGTGACATACGCCGAGGACGTCGTGAAGGGTGATACGACGAGCAGCGTATTGAAAGATGCCACACTAGAGACCGGCAAAGTCGTGAAGGTACCGTCATTTATCAAGACGGGCGATATCATCTCGGTCGATACTGCTACGGGCGAGTATCGCGAACGCAAGAAGTAA
- a CDS encoding SDR family oxidoreductase, whose protein sequence is MSFVSKTYNNIADAKLVDKDFMEGKYVLLTGVADPKGLGAQLLNFFCEMRIAGAILIDIDERVANGELVAKCVGMGVKDVFTAQADVTDDASMADLAPAIAGFLAGNKLSYVMAGAGYFAPSTAMYLDMEAFARAMDVTVKGTSYTFQLAESFAADQCIFIGAGSAASDACFVDMTIYNVAKAALEAYINSLKGEYAGTGWEFHCMKFAQVEGTQLSQWFSKLEFARTLLARNKRAARVLNRHASARPAIRSLVQMGRGGMYAELYRQYPKSRVVPLATLPTVARPVIRKLIGSISEDDRVMMRLDAERETGRVSGLLQ, encoded by the coding sequence ATGTCGTTTGTTTCGAAGACCTACAACAATATCGCCGACGCGAAGTTGGTTGACAAGGACTTCATGGAGGGCAAGTACGTTCTCTTGACCGGTGTCGCTGATCCGAAGGGGTTAGGCGCGCAACTGCTCAACTTTTTCTGTGAGATGAGGATTGCGGGTGCAATTCTCATCGACATCGACGAGCGTGTCGCCAACGGTGAACTCGTTGCCAAGTGTGTTGGGATGGGCGTGAAGGATGTCTTCACGGCTCAGGCCGACGTCACGGACGATGCTTCGATGGCCGATTTGGCACCGGCAATCGCAGGTTTCCTTGCCGGCAACAAGTTGTCTTATGTGATGGCGGGGGCAGGGTATTTCGCCCCCTCGACTGCCATGTATTTAGATATGGAAGCCTTCGCCAGGGCGATGGACGTGACCGTCAAAGGCACGTCATATACGTTCCAACTGGCTGAGTCGTTCGCCGCTGATCAATGCATCTTCATCGGTGCGGGTTCGGCGGCGAGCGACGCGTGCTTTGTCGACATGACCATCTACAATGTGGCGAAGGCAGCACTCGAGGCATACATCAACTCGCTGAAAGGCGAGTATGCTGGCACCGGATGGGAGTTCCATTGCATGAAGTTTGCACAAGTCGAGGGCACCCAGCTCTCACAGTGGTTCTCCAAGTTGGAGTTCGCACGGACGTTGCTCGCACGCAATAAGCGTGCGGCGCGCGTACTCAACCGGCACGCATCGGCACGACCTGCAATCCGTAGCCTTGTCCAGATGGGGCGCGGTGGCATGTACGCTGAGCTGTATCGGCAGTACCCGAAGTCTCGGGTGGTGCCGCTTGCCACTCTGCCTACCGTGGCTCGGCCGGTAATTCGTAAACTCATTGGCTCGATCTCGGAAGACGATCGAGTGATGATGCGACTCGACGCTGAGCGTGAGACGGGTCGCGTGTCTGGGCTGCTGCAGTAA
- a CDS encoding FtsK/SpoIIIE family DNA translocase, whose amino-acid sequence MAKKKKTTRGKKAAPSKPQHMLPAGFWAQVGAVALIVVSILYIVAWFGAGGPVLDWVQAMSLEFIGYAVYVLPILFTYLAVETFRASNNKLALMTKLSTALLVVWCAGLFGLMQDGSGNATGGWVGATLNDNVMLPMVSPTVAGFIYVVLIVITVLFVLRVSPFTVISRVWGWISTNMREEERTNKEVIKKANAEEATKSTGIRLKFGGSEKDKKDEDKSNDIAELKLKGMVTADAEEEKPKPRLSSLRGSVQQDKVAEEKQALVAVNDPNWQAPSLDLLEKKQKPADPGDVQQSAQTIKDTLSEFNIDVEMEGANVGPKVTQYTLKPPSGVKLTRITALETNIALNLAAQSLRMEAPIPGQKAVGIEVPNLRAADVRLYGILESKQWKTSTQPLSFAIGKDISGHAVVGELNKMPHLLIAGQTGSGKSVMINTLLTSLLYRNSPSQMKLILVDPKQVEMAPYEDIPHLLTPVINEPEKTVSALKWAVNEMERRYKLLAEEKVREIESYNKRLAQRGRKISVEDEEGNMQEHEEGTMPYIVIVIDELADLMMLAARDVEALIVRLAQKARAVGIHLVLATQRPSVNVITGLIKANVPARIAFTVASQVDSRTILDVMGAEKLLGQGDMLMKTAQMGKPKRVQGAWVTDEEVLKITDHLRMQSAPQYNDEIVAQPVQLNGKGGVVMDFDSDGTDDMYKDAVRVVVESKKASTSLLQRRLRIGYARAARVIEELEEQGVIGPADGARPREVLISSLDDLNSGE is encoded by the coding sequence ATGGCAAAAAAGAAGAAAACCACTAGGGGTAAAAAAGCTGCACCGTCCAAGCCACAACACATGTTGCCGGCTGGTTTTTGGGCGCAAGTTGGCGCCGTAGCGCTCATCGTCGTTTCGATACTCTATATTGTGGCGTGGTTTGGCGCGGGCGGGCCGGTGCTCGATTGGGTGCAAGCGATGAGCCTGGAGTTTATCGGTTATGCGGTCTATGTGCTGCCAATCTTATTTACGTACCTGGCTGTGGAGACTTTCCGCGCTAGTAACAACAAACTGGCGCTCATGACCAAACTTTCAACTGCACTTCTGGTAGTGTGGTGTGCCGGTCTCTTTGGGCTTATGCAAGATGGTTCAGGTAATGCTACTGGTGGCTGGGTGGGCGCTACACTCAATGATAATGTCATGCTGCCGATGGTGAGCCCGACCGTAGCAGGGTTTATCTATGTGGTTCTCATCGTTATCACCGTGCTATTTGTACTGCGCGTGTCGCCGTTTACTGTTATCAGTCGTGTCTGGGGTTGGATTAGTACCAATATGCGCGAAGAAGAGCGTACCAACAAAGAGGTGATCAAAAAAGCAAATGCAGAAGAAGCGACCAAAAGCACTGGTATTCGCTTGAAGTTTGGTGGCAGTGAAAAAGACAAAAAAGACGAAGACAAATCGAACGATATCGCCGAGCTCAAACTCAAAGGTATGGTGACAGCCGATGCCGAGGAAGAGAAACCAAAACCACGCCTGTCGAGCCTACGTGGTAGTGTCCAGCAGGACAAGGTTGCCGAGGAGAAGCAGGCACTAGTAGCTGTTAACGACCCGAACTGGCAGGCACCAAGTCTCGATCTACTAGAAAAGAAGCAGAAACCAGCCGATCCAGGTGATGTCCAGCAGAGTGCTCAGACGATCAAAGATACTTTGAGCGAGTTCAACATCGATGTGGAGATGGAAGGTGCCAATGTCGGACCAAAGGTGACGCAATATACACTCAAGCCGCCAAGTGGTGTCAAACTGACCCGTATTACGGCATTGGAGACCAATATCGCACTCAATCTGGCTGCGCAGAGTTTGCGTATGGAAGCGCCAATTCCTGGTCAAAAAGCTGTGGGCATTGAAGTGCCAAACTTGCGTGCGGCCGACGTGCGTTTGTACGGCATTCTGGAATCCAAGCAGTGGAAGACGAGTACCCAGCCGCTCAGTTTTGCGATAGGTAAGGATATCTCTGGTCATGCCGTAGTCGGCGAGCTCAACAAGATGCCCCACTTGCTGATTGCCGGTCAGACGGGCTCTGGTAAATCTGTGATGATCAATACGCTTCTGACGAGCTTGCTCTACCGCAATAGTCCGAGCCAGATGAAGCTGATTTTGGTGGATCCGAAGCAGGTCGAGATGGCACCGTACGAAGACATTCCGCATCTGCTGACACCAGTGATCAACGAGCCTGAAAAGACCGTAAGTGCACTCAAATGGGCTGTCAATGAGATGGAGCGCCGCTACAAATTGCTGGCCGAAGAAAAGGTGCGTGAGATAGAGAGTTACAATAAGCGTTTGGCGCAGCGTGGTCGCAAAATCTCCGTCGAAGACGAAGAAGGTAATATGCAGGAGCACGAAGAGGGCACAATGCCGTACATCGTAATCGTAATCGACGAGCTGGCTGACCTGATGATGCTGGCAGCTCGCGATGTAGAGGCGCTGATCGTGCGCCTAGCGCAGAAGGCTCGTGCTGTTGGTATCCACCTGGTATTGGCGACGCAGCGTCCGAGTGTCAATGTCATCACCGGCCTTATCAAAGCCAACGTACCGGCGCGTATCGCCTTTACAGTGGCGAGTCAGGTGGACAGCCGTACGATTCTGGATGTGATGGGCGCCGAGAAGCTGCTCGGCCAGGGTGATATGCTCATGAAGACTGCTCAGATGGGCAAACCGAAGCGCGTGCAGGGCGCGTGGGTGACGGATGAAGAGGTGCTCAAGATTACCGATCATCTGCGCATGCAGAGCGCACCGCAGTATAACGACGAGATTGTGGCGCAGCCCGTGCAGCTCAACGGCAAGGGTGGTGTGGTGATGGATTTCGACAGTGACGGTACTGATGATATGTACAAAGATGCCGTGCGCGTGGTGGTAGAGAGTAAAAAGGCGAGCACGAGCTTGCTGCAGCGTCGTCTACGTATTGGCTACGCACGCGCTGCTCGTGTGATCGAAGAGCTCGAGGAACAAGGCGTAATCGGACCGGCTGACGGTGCCCGTCCTCGCGAGGTGCTGATTAGTAGTCTTGACGACCTTAACAGTGGTGAATAA
- a CDS encoding lipase family protein, whose protein sequence is MRAKISGVIVVIAVLLLIATTAGRASALPGVDDVVPAPNYDVAQAMLPTPTGDPFFDRTPPGLASMKPGQVIAIRDVSWPGKVFTLWQAQRVVQVKFRSTDAKGRPSYGTATIIMPPGDITNRPVLVNNLPIDALGAKCTPSYALAHGYDPLTTSATDYVPPTTLLAIKRGYVALLPDHQGPKMAYAEPVVAGHMILDAVRAMRSVEPALAESRFGMTGYSGGAIATNGAAKLLPEYAPELARQAVGAALGGTPVDARVLVGSMSPWYNWAKGLFVAGVYGISRENPEILDGVNNLGKWAAPIFRDLCTVPAAMLGPLTIPVEAVSAIPDPFRSPLAQKIYRHFNMPGKRYGMPMYVYNGAQEFWIPAIMAQHLYAEQCRLGVRAVLRLAPGEHAIAAVTGLPGALQWLDARLQGVSAPNEC, encoded by the coding sequence ATGCGAGCGAAGATCAGTGGTGTGATTGTTGTGATCGCTGTGTTGCTACTCATCGCTACTACAGCTGGTCGAGCATCGGCTCTGCCTGGCGTAGACGATGTTGTACCGGCGCCGAACTATGATGTGGCACAGGCGATGTTGCCGACGCCCACGGGCGATCCGTTTTTTGACCGTACTCCGCCAGGTCTGGCAAGTATGAAACCGGGGCAGGTGATCGCGATACGCGATGTGTCGTGGCCGGGCAAGGTGTTTACCTTGTGGCAGGCGCAGCGTGTGGTGCAGGTCAAGTTTCGTAGTACGGACGCAAAAGGGCGGCCGAGCTACGGTACGGCGACTATCATCATGCCGCCGGGAGATATCACGAATCGTCCGGTACTGGTGAACAATCTTCCGATCGATGCGCTCGGGGCGAAGTGCACCCCAAGCTACGCGTTGGCACACGGATACGATCCACTCACCACCAGCGCTACCGACTATGTGCCACCGACGACACTCCTCGCGATCAAGCGGGGTTATGTGGCGCTACTGCCGGATCATCAGGGGCCGAAGATGGCCTACGCGGAACCAGTGGTGGCAGGGCATATGATTCTGGATGCCGTACGCGCCATGCGTTCTGTTGAGCCGGCGCTCGCCGAGAGTCGTTTTGGTATGACAGGCTATAGTGGCGGAGCGATTGCCACTAATGGTGCGGCCAAACTGCTGCCCGAATACGCTCCAGAGCTTGCACGCCAAGCTGTCGGTGCGGCTCTCGGTGGCACACCTGTGGATGCACGTGTGCTGGTGGGGAGCATGTCTCCCTGGTACAACTGGGCCAAGGGATTGTTTGTCGCGGGAGTGTACGGAATCTCTCGGGAAAACCCAGAGATTCTGGATGGAGTGAACAATCTCGGCAAGTGGGCCGCCCCCATCTTCCGTGATCTGTGCACGGTTCCGGCCGCCATGTTGGGGCCGCTCACGATTCCCGTAGAGGCGGTGTCGGCTATACCCGATCCGTTTCGCTCTCCACTGGCTCAAAAGATCTATCGGCACTTCAACATGCCAGGCAAGCGCTACGGCATGCCGATGTATGTGTACAACGGGGCCCAGGAATTTTGGATCCCGGCTATCATGGCGCAGCACCTGTACGCAGAGCAGTGCCGTCTAGGGGTGCGCGCTGTGTTGCGACTGGCGCCGGGCGAGCATGCCATCGCCGCAGTGACGGGATTGCCAGGTGCGCTCCAGTGGCTCGACGCACGGCTGCAGGGCGTGTCCGCCCCCAACGAGTGTTAG